A stretch of Aedes aegypti strain LVP_AGWG chromosome 2, AaegL5.0 Primary Assembly, whole genome shotgun sequence DNA encodes these proteins:
- the LOC110676769 gene encoding uncharacterized protein LOC110676769 gives MADKREQLLLDSGLPITFFDLLADLNIGLRELCVITIGELEEALQLASLDEGYVWNTQQIFGAIVPWRHRNQIELHNLLDCENNLPKTKEIKSENERHQESDEVHVGRKDCKGDIPSTEINNSAAKSSTETPQCTLSCELLNASLLSNASGDFSFRRHQNKESIDTKQRDIASSSERSSGRDPSTGEFVTCPIVPHTQPRSFQNSKLGVSTGETNGHHYSGYVTLKASGDNAFPIEFVRPGQQLCNKDKTDLDCCADRSEVAEATTLHSSESEIIPANSSIHHHSPNPSSNPTSSVLSIPPGDSVPLTDITNIGQRSSDRATVDCSSRSAGVNVVNENTVRKLFSPSVLHQLLNSSELGKDIVRRSEIGELSTGRQHELAGIVGEWHLANKARLLQEDLEEYATTIKAVFKSERKETYYLEKGGTKRNPGGIIYNKICNLKTKARKRDKTEAEYAKRIRTGSVETKNIKVTSLSMNWLMLNEGPWGTVLDKWKESFESRSQFVGKSTAEQNLRKKQIWKHFQHEFGYQLFDVDFELKYPTARNGMLVWDGLLIHITDYLKVHVSDEYSIRILHDLTEVPELTEDSRLCAILILLNCVLPPVRVTPGYKPTVSSAQEETILFDQTEQGAKQKLLALYARFKDLGLPHVPKLIALGANYKDLQGSFFVCYGELSYKLSCMKRAVDVFIKLTLTLGLQHSKFSKLVWLFVVRCVYGVYVPEKYSSIEKLVIHLNNVQNA, from the exons ATGGCGGACAAACGTGAGCAGTTGTTGTTGGATTCCGGACTCCCAATAACATTTTTCGATCTTCTTGCTG ATTTAAACATTGGTCTTCGAGAACTATGCGTAATTACTATCGGAGAGCTAGAAGAAGCACTACAGTTGGCGAGCTTGGATGAAGGGTACGTTTGGAACACACAACAAATTTTCGGCGCCATAGTTCCGTGGCGACATAGAAAT cAAATTGAGCTCCATAATCTTCTGGACTGCGAAAATAATCTGCCGAAAACAAAGGAAATCAAGTCGGAAAACGAGCGTCATCAAGAGTCGGACGAAGTCCATGTTGGAAGAAAGGATTGTAAAGGAGATATTCCCAGTACTGAAATCAACAACAGTGCAGCTAAAAGTAGCACAGAGACTCCTCAGTGTACCCTCTCTTGCGAACTGCTCAACGCCTCTCTGCTAAGCAATGCTTCAGGGGATTTTTCGTTTCGGAGACATCAAAACAAAGAATCGATTGACACTAAACAG CGTGATATTGCCAGCAGCAGCGAGCGCAGTTCAGGAAGGGATCCATCGACAGGAGAATTTGTAACCTGTCCTATTGTTCCACACACTCAGCCAAGGAGCTTCCAAAACAGTAAGCTAGGAGTATCAACAGGGGAGACTAACGGCCATCATTATTCCGGCTATGTAACGTTAAAGGCGTCAGGTGATAATGCGTTTCCAATCGAATTCGTAAGACCCGGACAG CAACTGTGTAACAAGGATAAAACCGATCTTGATTGCTGTGCTGATCGGTCTGAAGTGGCAGAAGCGACCACTCTACACAGCAGCGAGTCAGAGATTATTCCTGCAAATTCGAGCATTCATCATCATTCCCCCAATCCAAGTTCCAATCCTACATCATCGGTTTTGAGTATCCCTCCAGGTGACTCTGTACCACTGACAGATATAACAAACATCGGACAG CGTTCGAGTGACCGAGCTACAGTAGACTGCAGTAGTCGCAGTGCAGGAGTGAATGTGGTGAACGAAAATACTGTCCGAAAATTGTTTAGTCCGTCTGTTTTACATCAGTTACTTAATTCATCCGAATTGGGTAAAGACATTGTGCGTCGATCTGAAATAGGAGAATTGTCAACCGGAAGACAGCACGAGCTAGCAGGAATAGTGGGTGAATGGCATTTGGCGAATAAAGCTCGACTGTTGCAAGAAGACCTTGAAGAGTATGCTACTACAATAAAAGCAGTGTTCAAATCGGAAAGGAAG GAAACATACTATCTGGAAAAAGGTGGCACTAAAAGGAATCCAGGTGGTATcatttacaacaaaatttgtaatttgaaaaCCAAAGCTCGTAAACGTGATAAAACGGAAGCCGAATATGCCAAACGAATCAGAACAGGATCTGTAGAGACGAAAAACATAAAAGTTACATCATTGTCTATGAACTGGTTGATGCTCAATGAAGGGCCATGGGGCACTGTGCTTGATAAATGGAAGGAAAGCTTCGAATCGCGTTCCCAGTTCGTAGGAAAGTCGACAGCTGAGCAGAATTTGcggaaaaaacaaatttggaagcACTTTCAACATGAATTTGGCTATCAGTTG TTTGATGTtgattttgaattgaaataCCCTACCGCTAGGAATGGAATGCTTGTATGGGACGGTCTGCTGATTCATATAACTGATTACTTGAAGGTTCATGTGAGTGACGAGTACTCCATCAGAATTTTGCATGATCTTACGGAGGTACCTGAATTGACGGAAG attCTCGTTTGTGTGCAATTTTAATATTGTTAAACTGTGTTCTACCACCGGTCAGAGTAACTCCAGGCTATAAGCCTACAGTTTCATCCGCCCAAGAAGAAACCATTTTATTCGACCAGACGGAACAGGGAGCAAAGCAAAAACTGCTAGCTCTGTATGCACGATTCAAGGACCTCGGATTGCCGCACGTACCCAAATTGATAGCTCTTGGTGCAAACTACAAAGACCTGCAGGGATCCTTCTTTGTATGTTACGGTGAACTAAGTTACAAACTGTCCTGTATGAAACGTGCCGTGGACGTATTCATCAAGCTGACACTTACTCTTGGATTGCAGCACTCAAAATTCTCAAAACTTGTGTGGCTGTTTGTCGTCAGGTGTGTTTATGGTGTATACGTTCCAGAAAAGTACTCGAGCATTGAGAAGCTGGTGATTCATCTCAATAACGTTCAAAACGCCTAA